From a single Rutidosis leptorrhynchoides isolate AG116_Rl617_1_P2 chromosome 5, CSIRO_AGI_Rlap_v1, whole genome shotgun sequence genomic region:
- the LOC139847171 gene encoding uncharacterized protein codes for MGKDGTSSSITEQDVSLILQRYRATSIIGLLEEVGGQVEDVVKIDWNALVKNTKTGITNPREYQMLWRHLAYSHPLLHHFEPQAQPLDDDSDLECELEAFPTVSNEASAEAAAFVKVLMGSGSSNELCLEKGLIIEAPLTINIPRTKSTQHQHQHQHQLENTECGGSTNISGVNISVPVYVPTQVLPTVVSAAAEGLDSNNNNNNNNLGPLKRKRNPWSAEEDRELFAAVQRFGEGNWATMLKGDFKTDRTASQLSQRWNIIKKRQRYLSLTSGGSQLSEGQLATRRAIHMALDKPRLDTPKVASSQGWTNTGNLSIQKPTTVGDALLPQRAGFVRHHQQQQQQQQAASFTGSSSSRCVVGPGGGSDAVKAAAVAAGARIATHSVAAALILEQQQLQMMKTTTSTTTSVIHIKTTTPPPPPSHVVAPHHMGGSDYCRSILLSSSNTPRGSSLVGSSHSITNNANAVPPVVGQLKQGSMGHEINGSSQVKDEVDEVKHSNSSSAHSPESIQQDNKAIGLLLVSKHDEKEEEEKEQQPPPPPESSSNQLNTILKSEGQS; via the exons ATGGGAAAAGACGGAACATCATCATCCATCACTGAACAAGATGTCTCTCTTATCCTCCAAAG GTATAGGGCTACAAGTATTATAGGTTTACTTGAGGAAGTGGGTGGTCAAGTAGAAGATGTAGTAAAGATAGATTGGAATGCATTGGTGAAGAACACGAAAACGGGCATAACAAACCCGCGCGAGTACCAAATGTTGTGGCGTCATTTAGCTTATTCTCACCCTTTACTTCACCACTTTGAACCTCAAGCTCAGCCTCTT GATGATGACAGTGATTTAGAATGTGAACTTGAAGCTTTTCCAACTGTTAGCAATGAAGCTTCAGCGGAGGCGGCGGCTTTCGTGAAG GTACTCATGGGTTCAGGTTCATCAAATGAGCTGTGTTTAGAGAAAGGGTTGATTATTGAAGCTCCATTGACTATAAACATACCGAGAACCAAATCGACccaacatcaacatcaacatcaacatcaatTAGAGAATACAGAATGTGGTGGTTCAACAAATATTAGTGGAGTGAATATATCAGTACCTGTTTACGTTCCAACGCAAGTGCTCCCAACAGTTGTTTCTGCTGCTGCTGAAGGGTTGGattcaaacaacaacaacaacaacaacaatttggGCCCACTTAAGAGGAAAAGAAACCCATGGTCTGCAGAAGAAGACCGGGAACTGTTTGCTGCAGTTCAAAGATTTGGGGAAGGAAATTGGGCCACCATGTTAAAAGGAGATTTTAAGACTGATAGAACTGCCTCACAGCTATCTCAG AGGTGGAACATTATTAAGAAACGTCAAAGATACCTGAGCTTGACAAGCGGGGGGTCACAACTCTCGGAGGGACAACTGGCAACTCGACGGGCAATCCACATGGCCCTTGATAAGCCTAGACTCGATACTCCAAAGGTGGCATCTTCACAAG GGTGGACAAATACTGGAAATTTATCGATACAAAAACCAACAACCGTGGGTGACGCTCTCCTCCCACAAAGAGCAGGATTTGTGcgacaccatcaacaacaacaacaacaacaacaagcagCGTCATTTacaggcagcagcagcagcagatgTGTTGTTGGGCCAGGAGGAGGATCAGATGCAGTAAAAGCAGCTGCGGTTGCTGCTGGTGCTAGAATTGCTACCCATTCGGTTGCTGCTGCATTAATACTTGAGCAACAACAACTACAAATGATGAAGACGACGACTAGTACTACTACTAGTGTCATCCACATCAAAACAAcaactcctcctcctcctccttcaCATGTTGTGGCTCCTCATCACATGGGTGGTTCAGACTATTGTCGTTCTATACTACTCTCATCATCCAACACACCACGGGGGTCTAGCCTAGTAGGCTCAAGCCATTCTATTACTAATAACGCAAATGCCGTCCCACCGGTGGTGGGTCAGTTGAAACAGGGCAGCATGGGCCATGAGATAAATGGGTCGTCTCAAGTTAAAGATGAAGTTGATGAGGTTAAACATTCCAATTCCAGCTCAGCCCACTCACCTGAATCCATCCAACAAGATAATAAAGCGATTGGATTATTATTAGTTTCTAAACAtgatgaaaaagaagaagaagaaaaagagcaGCAGCCTCCTCCTCCTCCTGAGTCTAGTAGTAATCAACTGAATACGATTCTTAAATCGGAGGGACAGTCGTAG